The window TATCTCTACCCCAGCAATAGGAAAAAACTGGACCGATCCTGGCGGCCAAACATTAGACACTTTTAACATCACCAAAACCATCGAGTGTATTGAAGAAGGAGAAATAGGCATTGTTTATCCAAATACACCTGATTGTTGTTCTGGGTTAGTTACTTCAGGCAGATTTCAATTAAATGATGAGGGTCAATGTCAACCGCTCCTTGGCGGTTTTACCTGCACTAAATGTGGTCTTGACGATCAGTGTGGTCCTGGTGAAGATTTTTGTAACTGTCCAGAAGATTGTCCAACTCCTACTCCCTCGCCTTCACCAAGTGAAAGCCCAACGACCAGTCCTTCTCCGAGTGAAAGCCCCACCACTCCCTCACCTTCTCCAAGTGAAAATCCGAGCCCCTCAGCGATAACAACGCCTGCTGAAATGACTCTTAATCTCAAAATGAGTTTTAAAGGAAGAAAATCAGAAGACCAGGGATTGGAAATGAATCTCTTAATACCTGAAATAGAAATAACTCATTCTCTTCAGCTTAAGAAAGACGGTACTTATGATGATTTATCCCTAGATGATTTAGAGCCAAGCAAGAACTACAATTTCCTTGTTCACAAGCGCCCCTATCTTTCTGTGAAGAAATCACTAAAAATCAATGAAGGTGATAACCCAGAATCTGGTTTCTTAGATTTTGGGGTTTTAAAACCAGGCGATCTTAATGGCGATAATCAAATTAATGGTATTGATTGGTCAATTATGAAAAAGAAATATGGCCAATCAGCTAATTTAGAAGAAGGTGACTTTAATAACGATGGTCTGATTAATGCCCTTGATTGGTCATTAATGAAACTCTTTTATGGACAAAACGGCGAAAATTAAAGAAAAAATTCTGTTTTTTAATCGAGATTTGAGCTGGCAAGCAACGGCTTTAATTCTTCTGGTTTTTTCGTTTATTGCCATTTTAATTTTAATTGAAGGCAAGATAAGCTTCCCGCAAAACCTCTTTCAAAAGAAAACTCAACCTTTATCAGAAAACGAAATTAATCTTGAAGAAGATGCTTCTCTAGTAGGTCAGATCTATCTTTCTCCCTCAGAACAGATGGTTTCTCTGGGAGAAAAAGTTGTTATTGAAGTTTGGATTGATAGTCAGGAAAAAAAGCTTGATTCAGTTGATATTAAACTTAATTACCAACCAGAATTAGTAAAAATTATTAGCTTAGAAAAGAGTGACCTTTTTGAAGAATTTCCTGAATTAAACTGGGATGAAGAAACGGGACAAATTGTAATTAGAGCCATTAGTTTTCAGGACAATGAATTTTCAGGTAAAGGAATGGTTGCTCAAATTATTTTCCAATCGCTTAAGGCAGGAATAACCGAAATAGGAGTTGACTTTATTCCCCAGGAAACTTTAGACTGTAATTTAGTGGACTCAGAAACCAGTCAAGACATTTTAGGTAAAGCGACTGGGGCCCAAATTGAAATTGGAGAATAAAAAAATGAAACAACTAAGACTACTCATCATTTTTCTGTTCGTTTTCTTGGTCGGTATTTTTACTCAAGCAACCTTCGCTTACGCCGGCGCTTCTTTATCCCTTTCTCCGGCCGAAGAGACGGTTAATCTTGAGGCTAATCTCACCCTTAATGTTCTTCTTAACACCGGCGGGGTTGAAACTGATGCAGCTGACGCTATCATTCTTTACGATGAAACTAAACTTTCGGCGACGAGTGCCACTCTTGGTTCACTTTATGAAAACAAAATTAGTCAGGACACTTCTCAATCAGGTAAAATTATTCTCCGAGCGACCAGTAGTGCTATTTCAGGCTTTAGTGGTTCGGGTACTCTAGCCACTCTTATCTTTGAAACGATCGACACCGGTACGGCCAATGTTTCTTTTCAAATAACAGCCGGGTCAACCACCGACTCTAATGTCAGTGCTGATGGTGAAGATATTCTCACCACTGCCACTAACGGCATTTACACCATTCAATCAACCGCGATTGGCGGCACAACGACCGCCAGTGCCACTCCGAGTGCCTCTCCCAGTAGTCTGCCGGTGAGTGGTTTATGGG of the Patescibacteria group bacterium genome contains:
- a CDS encoding cohesin domain-containing protein, coding for MDKTAKIKEKILFFNRDLSWQATALILLVFSFIAILILIEGKISFPQNLFQKKTQPLSENEINLEEDASLVGQIYLSPSEQMVSLGEKVVIEVWIDSQEKKLDSVDIKLNYQPELVKIISLEKSDLFEEFPELNWDEETGQIVIRAISFQDNEFSGKGMVAQIIFQSLKAGITEIGVDFIPQETLDCNLVDSETSQDILGKATGAQIEIGE
- a CDS encoding cohesin domain-containing protein: MKQLRLLIIFLFVFLVGIFTQATFAYAGASLSLSPAEETVNLEANLTLNVLLNTGGVETDAADAIILYDETKLSATSATLGSLYENKISQDTSQSGKIILRATSSAISGFSGSGTLATLIFETIDTGTANVSFQITAGSTTDSNVSADGEDILTTATNGIYTIQSTAIGGTTTASATPSASPSSLPVSGLWEPTAFVFGAGSLLIILALSFFVFL